A window from Acidimicrobiales bacterium encodes these proteins:
- a CDS encoding protein kinase: MTSQSPPIYSERYELVRRIARGGMAEVFLAHDLLLDRPVALKVLFPELSVDPSFVERFRREAQAAANLSHPNIVSVFDWGEADGTYFIVMEYVDGRPLSSLIYNEGRLPVGRAAAIG; encoded by the coding sequence GTGACCTCGCAGTCGCCGCCCATCTACAGCGAGCGCTACGAGCTCGTCCGCCGCATCGCGAGGGGCGGGATGGCCGAGGTCTTCCTCGCCCACGACCTGCTGCTGGACCGTCCCGTGGCCCTGAAGGTCCTCTTCCCCGAGCTGTCCGTGGACCCGTCGTTCGTGGAGCGCTTCCGTCGGGAGGCCCAGGCGGCGGCCAACCTCAGCCACCCCAACATCGTGTCGGTCTTCGACTGGGGGGAGGCCGACGGCACCTACTTCATCGTCATGGAGTACGTCGACGGGCGACCGCTCTCGAGCCTGATCTACAACGAGGGCCGGCTGCCGGTTGGCCGGGCCGCCGCCATCGG